The Corylus avellana chromosome ca8, CavTom2PMs-1.0 genome has a segment encoding these proteins:
- the LOC132189405 gene encoding nifU-like protein 3, chloroplastic: MVGVAAQGLKATPFFPFEKISASSFSASKNPISDSRGFSSKQNSFVRGQFHTKYFLRFFSNRAPQNQAGCVVSPSCVLPLTEENVEKVLDQVRPGLMADGGNVVLHEIDGLVVVLKLQGACGSCPSSTMTLKMGIETRLRDKIPEIMAVEQILDTETGLELNEENVEKVLAEIRPYLAGTGGGILELVQINDYVVKVRLSGPAAGVMTVRVALTQKLREKIPAIAAVQLIE; this comes from the exons ATGGTGGGCGTGGCTGCACAGGGTCTCAAAGCAACGCCATTTTTCCCATTTGAAAAGATTTCTGCTTCCAGTTTTTCAGCCTCCAAG AACCCCATTTCAGATTCCAGAGGATTTTCTTCCAAACAGAATTCTTTTGTCAGAGGTCAATTCCATACCAAATACTTTCTTCGGTTCTTCTCCAATCGTGCTCCACAAAATCAAGCGG GGTGTGTGGTTTCACCAAGCTGTGTCCTTCCATTAACTGAAGAAAATGTAGAGAAGGTTTTGGACCAAGTACGGCCTGGCTTGATGGCTGATGGAGGGAATGTTGTTTTACATGAGATAGATGGCCTTGTTGTGGTACTAAAGCTTCAAGGTGCTTGTGGGTCATGTCCAAGCTCAACTATGACACTAAAGATGGGAATTGAAACCCGGCTTCGAGATAAAATACCAGAAATTATGGCTGTGGAGCAGATCCTGGACACGGAGACTGGACTTGAGCTTAATGAGGAGAACGTTGAAAAG GTTCTTGCTGAGATTAGGCCATACCTAGCGGGTACAGGAGGTGGAATTCTTGAGCTTGTTCAGATCAATGACTATGTTGTCAAAGTTCGGCTAAGTGGACCTGCAGCTGGAGTTATGACAGTTCGTGTCGCTCTAACACAAAAATTGAGGGAAAAGATACCTGCCATTGCGGCTGTGCAGCTGATAGAATGA
- the LOC132190566 gene encoding uncharacterized protein LOC132190566 produces the protein MDKKLGKHNIEYIKRTMQMHEDVFKYQVRELHRLYSLQKMVMDELKKELKQNRCWSSMTPTTQKCHGFNFNLQSLREDPSTRERSGSCSAGTMRMARGFDLERPAAEEDISTGVSAAIDEDQAVGPSFHNMPPSTRKLTIDGSDHEDSDVELTLSIGGRLSNKALQSYQPILGICESSSHKGIIRELHSSASFKSDRGEDFSDPTTPMSSSSATFDQERNRPHWLFQDLKLE, from the exons ATGGACAAGAAGCTTGGGAAGCACAACATAGAATACATCAAAAGGACAATGCAAATGCATGAAGATGTCTTCAAATACCAG GTACGGGAACTCCACAGGCTCTACAGTCTGCAGAAGATGGTAATGGATGAGCTGAAAAAAGAACTGAAGCAAAACAGATGTTGGAGTTCCATGACTCCAACAACACAAAAGTGTCATGGATTTAATTTCAATCTCCAAAGCTTGAGAGAAGATCCAAGCACAAGGGAGAGAAGTGGGAGTTGCTCTGCAGGCACCATGAGAATGGCAAGGGGTTTTGATCTTGAAAGGCCTGCTGCTGAGGAAGACATCTCAACAGGAGTCAGTGCCGCCATTGATGAAGACCAAGCTGTAGGGCCAAGCTTCCACAATATGCCACCCAGTACTCGTAAGTTGACCATTGATGGTTCTGATCATGAAGATAGTGATGTGGAGCTGACTTTGAGCATTGGTGGTAGATTGAGCAACAAGGCACTGCAATCCTACCAACCTATATTAGGAATCTGTGAGTCATCATCCCATAAAGGAATTATTAGGGAGCTTCATTCATCTGCCTCTTTTAAATCAGATCGAGGAGAGGATTTCAGTGACCCCACCACCCCCATGAGCAGCTCCAGTGCAACATTTGATCAGGAAAGAAACCGGCCGCATTGGCTTTTTCAAGATTTAAAGCTTGAATAG